Proteins encoded by one window of Melanotaenia boesemani isolate fMelBoe1 chromosome 10, fMelBoe1.pri, whole genome shotgun sequence:
- the ints14 gene encoding integrator complex subunit 14, translating to MPTVVLMDVSLSMTRPVSLDGSEEFQRKNLAVHGLNMLFEHMASNYRLEFTALMAFSSLWELLVPFTRDYNALQEALSTLEDYDKTCVESALHGVSNVVQQEWGSACPCQVVLVTDGSLGIGKGSLRHSLQTLKQRGDEKKFPLPFPFPTKLFIMCIANAEELQMTDAMDNLEEVLRLSGGDGQIFTMDGPLCMKSVQTMFGRLIDYAYSPFHAVLHCGNLSSDVQVFPRPEPVVVDEEVEPMPRTVSTDLEIVGFIEIADISSPPVISRHLVLPIAVNKDVDEVGTGAADELEEEPSASQMAGKSPNFCVLLHGSLKVEGMVALVQLGPEWFGMLYSQADSKKKSNLMMSLFELGAEPLPWLGKISYLGPISEAAENPYGEDDSKSPFPVQPQVKRSYAQNVTVWIKASGLQTDVQKILRNARKLPDKTQTFYKELNRLRKAALAFGFWELLKGVADLLERECTLLPDSAHPDAAFQLTHAAQQLKLASTGDSQYAAFDHNIAPMHTDFSS from the exons ATGCCTACCGTGGTCTTGATGGACGTGTCCCTGTCCATGACACGACCAGTGTCACTGGATGGTAGCGAGGAGTTTCAGAGGAAGAACCTGGCTGTCCACGGACTTAATATGTTGTTTGAACACATGGCTTCAAACTACCGCTTAGAATTCACGGCGCTGATGGCTTTTTCTTCACTCTGGGAGTTATTGGTTCCTTTCACAAGGGACTACAATGCATTACAG GAAGCCCTAAGCACCCTAGAGGACTATGATAAGACATGTGTTGAATCAGCTCTTCATGGAGTTAGTAACGTTGTTCAGCAGGAGTGGGGCAGTGCTTGTCCCTGTCAG GTGGTGCTAGTAACAGATGGATCACTTGGAATCGGAAAGGGTTCCCTACGCCACTCTCTCCAAACCCTGAAACAACGAGGGGATGAAAAGAAGTTCCCACTTCCATTTCCTTTCCCTACAAAACTGTTCATCATGTGTATAGCCAATGCAGAAGAG CTACAAATGACTGATGCCATGGACAACTTAGAGGAGGTACTTCGTCTCAGTGGAGGGGATGGACAGATCTTCACTATGGATGGACCACTTTGCATGAAGAGCGTCCAAACCATGTTTGG GAGGCTGATTGATTATGCATACTCTCCCTTCCATGCGGTGCTGCATTGTGGGAACCTGTCGTCAGATGTTCAGGTGTTCCCTCGTCCTGAGCCTGTTGTGGTGGATGAAGAAGTGGAGCCCATGCCCCGAACAGTCAGCACAG ATCTGGAAATTGTGGGATTCATCGAAATAGCTGACATTTCCAGTCCTCCTGTAATATCAAGACACTTGGTACTTCCAATTGCTGTGAACAAag ACGTGGATGAAGTTGGTACAGGAGCCGCGGATGAGCTTGAAGAGGAACCTTCTGCCAGTCAAATGGCAGGCAAAAGTCCAAATTTTTGTGTTCTTCTACATGGAAGTCTGAAGGTTGAGGGAATGGTGGCACTGGTCCAGCTGGG GCCAGAGTGGTTTGGTATGTTGTATTCTCAAGCAGACAGCAAGAAGAAGTCTAACCTGATGATGTCTCTGTTTGAGCTTGGGGCAGAGCCTCTGCCTTGGCTGGGCAAGATCTCATATTTGGGACCAATTTCAG AGGCTGCTGAAAATCCCTACGGAGAGGATGATAGTAAAAGTCCATTCCCTGTGCAACCACAAGTCAAACGAAGCTATGCCCAGAATGTCACTGTGTGGATTAAGGCCAGTGGACTACAG ACTGATGTTCAGAAGATACTAAGGAATGCAAGGAAATTGCCAGATAAAACTCAGACCTTTTATAAG GAGCTCAACCGTCTACGAAAGGCTGCTTTGGCTTTCGGTTTTTGGGAGCTCTTAAAGGGAGTGGCTGATCTGCTGGAGAGGGAGTGCACCCTGCTGCCAGACTCGGCCCATCCTGATGCTGCTTTCCAGCTcacccatgcagcacagcagctcAAACTAGCCAGCACTGGCGACTCGCAGTATGCTGCTTTTGATCACAACATTGCTCCCATGCACACTGATTTCTCAAGCTGA
- the hacd3 gene encoding very-long-chain (3R)-3-hydroxyacyl-CoA dehydratase, whose translation MTLTPLVYWAQRHEEIYLRVELTDAQKIDVQVHENVLQFRAQGHGAKGQNEYEFNLEFLLPVKSEVSHKSTQRQVNVIVRKEKRGWWERLTVQERKPVFLAPDFDRWLDESDAEMEIREKEERRNRPRALRHKEDGFVSLKTAFLFIYNLVQFLGFSWIFVNMTVRLFIFGKDSLYDTFHTISDVMFFCQILASVEVLNAAFGVVRTGVIPTVIQVIGRNFILFIIFGSLEEMHHRPVVFFVFYLWSAIEIFRYPFYMLGCFNTEWKTLTWLRYTVWIPLYPLGVLAEAVAVIQSIPIFDETKLFSILLPKAIGTSINFSYILYIYLVLMFLGLVTNFRHLYKQRKRRYRTKKRKAN comes from the exons ATGACACTGACTCCTCTTGTTTATTGGGCTCAACGCCATGAAGAAATTTACCTGCGAGTAGAGCTGACAGATGCTCAG AAAATTGATGTCCAAGTGCATGAGAACGTCCTTCAGTTCAGAG CCCAGGGGCATGGTGCAAAAGGACAAAATGAATACGAGTTCAACTTGGAGTTTCTTTTACCAGTTAAGTCAGAG GTGAGCCACAAATCAACACAGCGGCAGGTAAATGTCATagtgagaaaagaaaagcgAGGCTGGTGGGAAAGGCTGACTGTACAGGAGCGTAAGCCAGTGTTTCTGGCACCAGACTTTGACCGCTGGCTAGATGAGTCAGATGCTGAGATGGAGATCCGTGAAAAG gAGGAGAGAAGGAACAGGCCAAGAGCTCTCAGGCATAAAGAAGATG GGTTCGTCAGCCTGAAAACTgcctttttgttcatttataacTTGGTGCAGTTTCTTGGATTTTCATGGATCTTTGTTAACATGACCGTTCGGCTCTTTATTTTTGGCAAAG ATTCTCTGTACGACACATTTCACACAATATCAGACGTGATGTTCTTCTGCCAGATCCTGGCATCCGTTGAGGTCCTGAATGCTGCTTTTGGGGTAGTCCGTACAGGTGTCATCCCCACTGTTATACAG GTCATTGGAAGGAATtttatcctcttcatcatttTTGGAAGTTTAGAGGAAATGCACCATAGACcagttgtgttttttgtcttcTATCTGTGGAGCGCTATTGAGATTTTTCG GTATCCATTTTACATGCTGGGCTGTTTCAATACAGAGTGGAAAACCCTCACTTGGCTGCGCTACACAGTCTGGATACCCCTGTATCCATTAGGTGTTTTAGCTGAAG CTGTTGCAGTGATACAGTCCATTCCCATTTTTGATGAAACCAAACTCTTCAGCATTCTACTGCCGAAAGCCATTGGTACCTCCATCAACTTCTCCTATATCCTCTACATCTATCTTGTCCTCATGTTTTTAG GGCTTGTGACCAACTTCCGCCACCTTTACAAGCAGAGGAAGAGGCGCTACCGCACCAAGAAGAGAAAAGCAAATTAA